The following DNA comes from Mucilaginibacter jinjuensis.
CATGGGCCGTAAAACCCAGACGAATGAACAACTGAACGGCGGAGCCAATGTGTTACTGAGCCAGGAAGATTATAACGAGGTTGGGCAACTGATGACCAAGCACCTGGGTAATAATGCACAACAGGTAGCTTATACGTACAACGAACGGGGCTGGTTAACAGGTAGCAGTGCTCCACTGTTTGCTATGCAGCTCAACTATAATACAGGAACTGCACCGCAATGGAATGGTAATATTAGCAGCCAGTATTGGGGTACACCTAACAATCTGGGTAAACATTATGACTATACGTATGACCCGTTAAACCGCTTAACAGCAGGAACATCCAGTGAAGGTTATACTGAAAATAACATCGGCTATGACCCTTTGGGTAATATCACCAGCCTGAACAGAAGCGGGCAGGGTAATTATGTACTTGGCTATAATTACAATGGTAATCAGTTAACATCCGTAACCAATAATGGCAGTAGCTTCAGGACTTATGGTTATGATGCCAATGGCAATGCCACTAGTGACGGGCAGGGTAATACCATTACCTACAACATGCTGAACTTACCGGCAAACATTGCAACCAAGAACTTAAGCTATACCTATGACGTTACAGGCAGAAAGCTGAGAAAGGTAAGCGGGACTAATACCACCAATTATATTGATGGCATACAGTATGATAACAATACCATCACGTTTGTACAAACGGAAGAAGGGCGTGCGATTAACAGTGGTGGCACTTATGCTTACGAATACACTCTTTCAGACCATTTGGGCAATACCCGTTTAAACTTTGACCAGAATGGTACCAACAAACAAGTGGAAGATTACTATCCATTCGGGTTAGAAATATCGAGAGGCATAGTAAGCAGCCCTAAAAATGAATATCTTTACAATAAGAAGGAACTACAGGAAGAACTCACCCAGTACGATTACGGTGCACGTTTCTACGACCCTGTAATTGGTAGATGGACGAGCGTAGATCCATTGGCGGAGATGGGGAGACGGATTAGTCCTTATGTATACGGAAAAAATAATTCTATTCGCTTTATTGATCCAGATGGTATGCTTGATGTTGATATTCAAGGGCCTGCTCAGCAAAAGGCTGTACAAGAATTGCAAAAATCAGTACAAGGTCAACTCACGTTGTCGACTGATGCTAAAGGTAATGTTAGTTATACAAAGTCTGCTCCAGATTTGTTAATTGGGGCCGATGCTAAGCAATTAATGGCGGCTATAGATGACCATTCAGTTACAGTTAATGTAGATGCGACTAATAATAAAACTACATCCAGTAATAGTTTATTTATTGGTGGCGCATTTTCTGGCAATACAGTTACGGCCGCCTCATCGCCGGGAGGAACTGCGACGGTGAGTACAAAGCAGGAAATTAATCCAACAGTGCTTGGTGCTGCAGATGCACCTTATGGAAAAGCTGGCGCGAATACTTTACATGAGGTTACTGAATCATATCAAGGTGCAAAGTTATCACAAGCAACTGGTGTTTCTTCTGGGGATTCGAAATCACCGGGGACAGTTTATCCAGCGGCGCACGCAGCTGCAACACCTCAAGCAGGGCCGATATATGAGAAAGCCTACGATAAACAAGGAAACATCGTTGGACCACCTACTTATCCAGGTGCTGTTCGAGCAGAGTATTCCGTTCAGCCAGCGAATAAACCACCAGTTGTAATCATGACAATACCATAATATGAAATACACTCTAATTTTAATATCTATAGCGCTCGTTGCTTGTGCTTCATCCAAGAGAGAAGGCGTAAAACATCCAGCCAAGAATGTTGCTACATCTTATAAAGTCTATAAGATTGATTCGATAAATACTTATTATTTGATTTATGCCAGAGGTCATGATACACTTTTTAAGATAGTTTCAAAAAAAAATAGCGTTAAATCTCATTATAAAATTAAAGTAAACACGAGTTATGAGTTTAAACTCCATTCAAGTTTGTTAAACAGACATATTGGAGCTAAAATATTATTGCCTCAAAATTCGCTCTTGGTTAACTGTTTTTCTTATGATGATAAAACACAAATTTGTCTGGAGGGGGACTCTATAAGGGACTTGTATTATGCTGAGAATATAAAAGGCCTATACTTTATTAAAACTAAGCGTTGATACCCACTACTAGTTTGAGCGTGTCGCTCGTGCCATTTAACAAATAGTATTTAAAGTCAAGCCCAGCCATCGTGCTGGGCTTGACTATTTCCTATCTCTTTGCTTTAAAATCTCTAACGAGAGCATCTACTACTTTAAATATTATAATCTTAGGTCAAAAGAGGCCGTGTTCCGTTACATTGGGGATAATTAGAGCATCCGTAAAATTCATTATGGTGGCCTTTTCTTTTTACCAGAATTCCTTGACATTCTGGGCATTTCTGAAAACCGGGGTTGCCGATGGTTGGGGCTTGCATTAACTCCGTTAGGAATTTACTAGGGTTAAGGGTGTCGTACAAAAGATAATTTTTATGCCTCGCGCGGGTAATAGCTACGTAGAACACACGACGTTCTTCAGCGTTCTCAAACTTGTCCCCCTCGTTAAGATACTCTTAGAAAACAATGATTTGTTACTGAATAAGGCCATCCTCAATAAACACTATCCCGCCTATAAAAAGCCTCCAAAAGAAAAAAATGGAATGCACTTCATCTTCACCGATTACCGCGACGGGATATTTACGCTCGTCATGCAGCAGAATGATATCCGTTTTGAGCAAATCTACTTAGGCATTGAAAAGGATACTTTATATGTGGCCTGCTATTGCGGTATGCCGGGAGCTATTCTATGTGGGCATGCTTATAAAGGAATTAGTAATATAACCTATGGGCAAAACTGCAAGCTTGAACGTTATTATTGGCCGGTGTTTGAATCCGACAGCAATGGCGTGGGCAAATATTTGGACATGGATATCACAAGGCTTGAGGCCTATATATCGCCCCGAACTGATTTCGGTAACCTTTATAGACGCGACCTGGGCTTAAAAAAACAAAGTGTGATTGTCTTCGACCACAAACTCCCTCAATCAGCAAAAAGAAAAGAAGGCGCTCACCAGGTATTAGGTTATCAGCTATTATATAACCGGTATTCGTTTTATAAGAATCACCTACCTTGTCTACTCCCTTTTGTAGGAACTACAACTAAAAGCGGGGACGATATTGGTTATTACGATTATTACCTCGTTAAAGAGAAGCAGTTCAATCATGGTTTAAAGCTGTCCAATGACCAGATCATATTGAATGAAATATCTAACGGTATGTTTGAAAATTGCAACTTCAGTCGAACATAATAAAGTCAAAGGAGAATACTCAGCAGAAACGAAAGATACATGCCGTTGATGCTCGAACTTTGGAGAAAGGCCATCCCTAAATTGCGGTTTGAGCAGCATTTAAAAAGTATCTATTCCCATAGTAGTTCCTGCTACCGTGACCGTCCGAGAAAGGCGGATGCGAAACCTACCAGGGTCACCATGGACGATTTGGAGATCAGCTTTATATTAAGCGACCAGGGAGACTACTATCAGCTTAAGCCGGTTATCAAAACCAATGGAAAAGATATCAGTGAGCACTATTACAAAGTGTCTCTATTCGTCATTGAACCCATAACGCCGACAAATTTCCATTTCCACCTGATTGACAACCTTCAGGATGAATATCTATTGAACTGGCTGAGCGAGGACTACAACAAGCTTACTGTTTTAAAACAGGATTTCGATAGTTTCCAGGATGGTTTTTTATGGCAACTTGGTGAATGCTATCAAATCTTTTATCTGCCTTATAAAGGGAAAAATCTGCGACCATACAATTCCAAAAATCTTAAAACGGTATAATTCTACCATTACAATATATTAATAATATTATCTTCTGGTTAAATTTTCAGCGATTGTATTAAGTATTATCTCCTCAACTTATATTAGCTCAGTTTTACTTAAACCTATCACAATTCATGAAAAAAATATTCCTTTTTTTTGTCGCTATTGTCTTTGCTCAGATCACTTTTGGCCAAAACACTTCTCCCTGGCCGTCAACCGGAAACGTCGGCATTGGAACTACTAAT
Coding sequences within:
- a CDS encoding topoisomerase DNA-binding C4 zinc finger domain-containing protein, which produces MFYVAITRARHKNYLLYDTLNPSKFLTELMQAPTIGNPGFQKCPECQGILVKRKGHHNEFYGCSNYPQCNGTRPLLT